From Acropora muricata isolate sample 2 chromosome 14, ASM3666990v1, whole genome shotgun sequence, one genomic window encodes:
- the LOC136898112 gene encoding uncharacterized protein — protein MAASSSQMFCLNCGAEAVPKANFCTRCGQGFASTSSAQSGIVEDVKGEDGIDSGAMAKEFIACTMLEIEKQFFPAGVHVHSMLLVHDGFFLACGQIVAVSLVQGGPPPLFLTEGSFQLLVSPNIDINELKEDFHLTSDEKERIQLTIRIPFLNMDTLVSLMQIT, from the exons atggctgcaTCGAGTTCtcaaatgttttgtttaaattgtggGGCTGAAGCTGTTCCAAAAGCAAACTTTTGTACTAGATGTGGTCAAG GATTTGCTTCGACCTCATCAGCTCAGTCAGGAATTGTAGAGGATGTAAAAG GGGAAGATGGCATTGACTCTGGTGCAATGGCAAAAGAATTTATAGCATGTACAATGCTTGAAATTGAAAAGCAATTTTTCCCTGCTGGTGTCCATGTACATTCCATGTTGCTTGTTCATGATGGTTTTTTTCTTGCATGTGGGCAAATTGTAGCAGTGAGCCTTGTCCAAGGAGGTCCTCCTCCACTTTTTCTAACTGAGGGCTCATTTCAATTGCTGGTCAGTCCCAATATTGACATTAATGAATTGAAGGAAGACTTTCACTTGACCTCTGATGAAAAAGAGAGGATCCAGCTCACCATCAGGATACCATTTTTGAACATGGATACACTGGTGTCATTGATGCAGATCACATAA